The nucleotide sequence TGTGGTGGTCCCCGGCTTTAAAGCAATGATCTCTCACACACCTCTTTTCATCAGACATTGACCAAGATGGTATTTGCTCTCTTTTCAGTGGTCACTCAGAAGCAATTCAACTCCAGACACTCGGGATGTGTGGACAGATACGGAGAAAGAGCACGACGATCTTCTCATGATGTCTGAACGATCGGATTCAGGAGTCACCTCACCGCATAGTCATCATCAACTTGACGATCGAACTAGTTTACCATCACCATGTGATTTATCTGTAAGCCTTCCggtccccccaaaaaaaaatcaatatctaTTGTACCTCTCTTAATCCTAATTTATATTCCACGAATATGACACCTGGGGGATTTTCAATCTCTTTTTTCTTTGATCAAATCTAGATGATCGACAGCATTCCCAATGATGATGTCAGAAAGAGGATTATTGCAATGACAAAGAGGCCCTGCTATGATGATGATGACAAACTCTGCCTTCTGCAAATACTCTCCCTGCTCAATAATCTCGAAGCCCTGTCGCAGGATCAGGAAATCACTGGAGAATTTCTGAGCCTGGAAATCAATCAAGTGAGTGATCAAATGCTATTGTCATGAGAAAAATTGTTCAGTAATGAAAAAATTCCCGAATGATTGCTAATCAATTGTGAATATATATTGCAGTCCCGGCGAAGTGGATCAACGGAAAATTACAGTGTTTTGGCCGAGGAGACACCAAATCGGCTGAAAAATCAGGCGCGCATTGTTGCAACAGTACAACCCTATAGTAGTGGCTTGGACTGTGAAGAACCTATTAAGCCTCGTTATACTGCTCTACCAAACACTCAAGAGACCTGCCTCAAGCGAAAACATCTCTCAACCAGTAATCTCCAGGAGAGTGGTGTCTTTGACACAGATTCCGCAGATTGCACCAACCAAGCTACTCAGACCTGTCCTGAAGATTTCCCTGTCTTTGAACCCCGAAGTGGTGATCTTACAGCTGAAATTCAGAAACTTAATAAATTCAGGGAACGCATTGAGGAGGTTGTTACTGCAAAGAAATCTAGTGTTGTCAACCTTCTCTCGCCAGAACAAAGTCGATTGCAGTACTACAAAGATCGATTGGAATTGCTGGAAAACAAGATCCTCGTGTACGAGAGCAGTGGAGATCTTCAAGTGAGGCGTTTGGCTGAGAGGCTACAGCGAGAGATTCATTTGGAATCTCTGGTAAAACAGCTCTCTGGGAAGCTTGAGGAGCTCGAGAAGGAGAATAGAACTCTTGACGAGGAACGGTGTGAATTTGAGGAGGCAGAAAACGACACACGGCTCCGGCTTCAGAGGCTCGAGGTTGAATTTGAAATCCTCAATCAGCGCAATATTGAGCTAGAAATGTCCCGAGAGGCACTTCAGTCGAAGCTGAAGGACACAAAGAGGCAAGTTGTGTCCATGGAGGACCAAATTGAAGAGTATCAGATGAAGATTGAAGAAGTGGAGAACAGTAAAAATGATCTCAGTTGTACCATGGAGAAAATCAAAAATGCCATGCCCGTCCTGATGCTCTACCATGAATTCCAACTGAGGCAGGGCCTGTCCAGTGGAGAAATACTCACCCCAAAGATAACCAATGATGGCATTTCAATGAGCAGTGGATCCAGTGAGAATTCCACTGAGAAAGAGCTGAGACAGAAAGTTTCTGAGCTGACAAATCGAGTGAAGGAACTCGAGAAGGGGATTGATGAGCTAAAATTAGCCTACAATGAGACTTTAGAAAATGCCGATAATCTCTGGGCACAGATGGAGAAGGATTACAAGGATCGGCTGCAGCAAATGGAACTCACTGAGCAGAATATGAAGGTGAAAATTGGGCAACTGGAGGAACGTATTATTAAGGATTCACAGTATGCTCAGGAGAGGATAGGTCAGATGGAAGATAGTGAATATACTTTGAAAAGCCAAATTTGCAAACTCAATCGAGAGAACAAGGAGCTCCTGAAGAAGTATACGAGTCTTGTTGATGAGTACAATACCCTCAAGGAGGACTGTCAGAATCTCAAGAGCTATCTCGAGGGTCCTGCAGCAGCAGTTCTTGAGAAGGAAAGAAGCAAAGTTAAGATTCTCGAAGATGATCTCAATCACTcccaggaaattttgaaatctcTCGAAGCGATGCATAAGAATGATTCCTCGAGCTTGAAGGCACAGGTGACGAAGGCCAATAAAGAATTGGAACATGTTAAGGTGACCAACCATGAATTGTACGAAGAAGTGTCGACCCTGGAGACGAGACTCAGGGAAATGAGGAAAGTCAAAGCTGCGGACGATGAGACAATTAAGAGTCTATCGCAGGAATTGCGAGCCAAACAGATTCAACTGAATAATTTGCAGCAGATGATCAAACATGGTAGTCCACCCACCTTGGCCCAGGAATTGGGTACCAGCAAGAGGATATGCCTGGGTGATCCAAAACCTCTgaagaaagcaacttttgagTTGCAGAACTCCATTAAGAATTTCGAGGTGAGTAGTTGTGTAAATTGTGGAAAAAGACCTTGACTTTTTGCAATTGctaattgaattttcattttttttttatttcagggCTGCAAGAATTGTATGAGTGCCAATCCTCAAGTTGTTGATATGTGCAAAGGTGTTAAGCGTTTAGCTGACTCTCTGCTGGATGATGCTGAACGAGGAAAATCCCCGTCAAAGACTGAAGAGGTGAGTGGAAATGTCGAGATATTGCAAAAGGGTCTAAGGTCAAAGGATAAGTACACTCAAGCCCCTAGCCTTATCCTTCAAGCCTTGGTAACTTCAAAAAATTCCCCATCCACTGAAATCCTCTACTTTAGCAGTAGTAGCAAATCTTCCCATCGGATTCAAGGTAATTTTCTGGGTAGTTAAATGATTAAATGGCAGAAAATCTCTCAATATATTTATGGCTTTTTCTCAGAGAGAAATTCAAGAGCATCCACTGTTGAGAATATTCTTGGGGGGATTATAAAAGAAGAAGGGGGCAGGGAAAATACCTCACATGAAGGTGAAATGTCTGGGGTCGTGGGTGAAAGTGAAGGGGATAACAAAGAGGTGGACAGTGAGAGCTTAATTGCTTCTAGTCATAAGAGTTCAGGAAGATCAGAAGCGTCACACATTACAGGTGTTTTGAGTAAATTGATGGATCTCAAGAGGAAAAGTACATCATCTGTCAGTGATGTATCATATTTTAGTGCTCTTTTTCCAACAACAAAACCCCTGGGTTTTGGCCAGGCAAGATCATGTGTTGTCGGAAGTGGTCAAAAGAAAATACATGACGAATTGAGGGAAACTCCTAAAGTCGGAAGTTCAAAAACGATGGCAGATTTACGTGATGTTGAACAACAACAGTGCTCATCAAGCCAGAAAATTTTACAATCATTCCATGATAATGAAGAAAGTGTGAGCAAAGAACCAGAAAATATTAATGATTTGATTAATGATACTACTGAAAAAGATTGTAGTACTTTCGTTTTAAGAGAGATCTCATCGAGAAATTCCACAAATTGTAGCGAATTGGGTGAACAAGTTGAATCTGTAGGGGAAATATTTCAGTTGAATGATGATAAGTCTAACGATGTAATTGATTCAATTGAGGAAACACCCAAAATTACTGATATTTTGGATGaaacaattgaaaatattgaaactgATGATGGAAGAAAATTAGAAGAGATAAGTACATCAGTTAGTGAAGAAGTTTCTCAAATTGAAAGCTGTAAAACGTTAATTAATCCCGAAGATGACCGAGTTATTGAAGTAATTGAAGATGTACCcaaaattactgaaaatttggaaaaatccattgaagaTCTTGTTTCTGATCATGCAACAATTTCAAGAGATTCGGTTATCACTGTCAGGAAGGACGAATCTAAAATTGCAGACAAGATAATCCCTGTGGAAAATGATATTATTCCTGATGAGTTTTTTGAAGCGATGAAGGAGAGTATTATTTCTCAACTTCCTGAAGAgtcaatttttgatgaaaaaatctCCCTTATCGGTACAGATAGAACAGAATATACAAATGCCGAAGAGCAACCGGTAACAATTCACACTCTTTCATCAAATCCAAGTAAAAGTGATATAATGTTCACCGCAAGAGAAGCCTTCACGccaaaatcatttcaaatggACATCCAGAAAGATCATCAGTTCAATAATCTGATCAAGATTCCGGATAATCAAGCAAAATCAAACAGAGGTCAAATGAAGGACGAAATATCAGACAGTTCTAAGGAATGGTTCTTTGGTGAAAAGGCCAAATTTAATTATGACATGTTCACGAGGAAAAAGTCCAATGATCAAGAGAATGATCAAGGAGAAATTAAGAATATGACTGAGGAAATTATATCTTCCGTAATTGAATGCTTAAGTATTTGCCCTTcaggtaaaaagaaaatattgcaagttgattaaaaaatctttcTAATTTGTCTAATATTCCGCATATACAATTATATTTCAGGAAATGATTCTGAAAAggtcagaaagcaattaatgcAAATCTCATCGAAAAATGGAACTGAAACTTGTCAGAGTATCTCTGATGATGAACAATTGTCCACATTTACTGATATTCTAAATATCAAGAGAGATTTATTTGAGATTCAAGAAAAGATCCCCGAAACATCAATGATGTTTGAGATAACCAGAACCCTTGGTTGTCTTATCAGGGATGACAAGTGCAAGGATTTCTGTGGATCGAAAATTAGGGAATTGACCAAAGTTATTAGGATTTTTGTGAATGGATGGAAGAAGGAAATTGATCCTGATTTGATTGATGTTGAAGTTTCGAAGACACAGGTGATTACAATAGAAACAAAGAGTGAAAGGAGTGAAAGTGATGATTGCCAGGAAGTTGAGACGAAAACTATAGTTACAGCAGCAAGTTATCAGACAATAAATTCTACTGGGCTCAATAGTCTCTGGGAGACTGTGACAGAAATATCCCAGATGGACAATATATCTCCAGGGGAGATCGAGCAGCAAAGTGGATGTGTTTCTGCACTTGAGGACAATCTCAAGGAGCTAGCAAATTTTATAGATCAACTGAATTCGAAAGAACAAAAGCAATCAGGCATGAGGACTGTATCGTCAATTATGAACTTAAATAAGACTTACAGGTCCGAAGCTAATAAGAAGAAGCCTGATGATGGTGCGAAGAAATCTCCAACGTTGCGGAGAGGAAATAAACTTTCAAATAGGTCTAATAAGAATATCTGCTCATACCGAAGTTCTGGTGATGATAGATCCATTGTGGGGATGCTAGAATCCGCCAGAAGTTACATCAATTACTTCTACGACTCCCTCGATAATTGTTCAAGGAATAACTTCAGGGTGACTTATCGGAATATTTCCTCTGCATTAGAATCTCTCAGAATTATGAATGAGTCTGCTGATTTAAGTCCAAACCCGGATGTTTTGAGGATTTGAAATCGAATTTGAAAGAGGACcacaaattgtaaaataaattttatttattttgtatttaaatttaaaatgggataaaaaagaCTTTCTCTAAGAGAATAATTCTCTGGCCTAAGCGAAAAATATCAAACCCTTCCAAAATCCTTGCTTTCACTTGACCGGAATATTTTCAGTTggctttttgcagcaaacttaGGGGGAATTGTTTtgtaattgagaattttcagTGAAATTCCGTAATTTCCGGGGGTATCCTAAAATCCAATGTGTCCTTCTGAGTGTCCAAATAAGTGTGGACAGGATGATTGTCCTTTCCTCTGGGATCTCGCATCCCGTGAgattaataatttcttttgcattttcatgGGACTAAAAGTGATCTTCTCTTCAGCAGTTTTACGGTCGATTCGTGACAACTGTgtagaaaatgaggaaaaattccataaaatccaAGAAGAAAATCAAGAATCAAAATGCAGCGGGGGGAAAGAGAAGGAAATTGTGAGTTATTAGAGTTCTAAGAAGTTATCAATTTATCTAAatctaaggaaaaaaaattcttttggagCAGAAAGACAAGCTCAAGAATCTTCACGAAGCGGCTCATTCTCTCACGATGGCAATGGCTGAGTTTGAGGATAATTTAGTGCGAACGAATACGAAAATGAAGATTCAACTTGTCAACAATGGAGATCCAAGATTGTCGTCAGATCCCAGTGGCATCAATTCAAATATCCATCCAACTATTGAGTCCATATTCCTTGTTCTCCGGAAACTCCTTCCACCTCCTTCTTTTGCAGAGGCCCTCAATCTATACCGGGAAGTGCAGTCATCTCCCAACTGGCGACAAATTGAAGCTTCCCTCCCAAATTTTTGGGTAAGTTCTATTTTGCATTGAAacggttttttttattgctaattaaaaaaaaaatactgccaATTGTTGCGAATGGAGTTTCTCatgataataaatttttctctgGCAATCTTTTTTGCATAACAGAGTGGCGATGGATATGACATTCCACTATAAATATAGTTACAGTTTGACGAGAATGATGATGAGAACATTAACAAACTAACAAATTCACCCGCTTCATTAATAACATCTCGAACAGAATACAAATATTCGCCAGTTACTGTAAGTGCATGCTATGCAATGTCTGGGAAGGCGCTTTTGCTTGGTTGGAGAATTTTCCCGAACACCAAGATACGTGGATTTGAGGTATATAATGAGACTGATAAGGCAGCTTTATACTAACTTCATACACTATCATTTCATTTATTCTTAATTATTAATCCTAATGTAAGGAATTTAATGCAAAATGTTCAATTGCATTTCTTAACTTTAACCAATTATTTTAACCCATGGTATTatgttatatatatttttttataattatacaACTAATGAATATAAAAGAATGAAATTCCAAGACGTTCTGGAGTTTAGCCAAGTTTGTAATAAACTTGTTGGCAGGAGGCAGACATTAGGTTGCAAGTGGTATAgagattttgaagatttttcatacactggtaaaaaaatgaaaagatcaaattgatccttttgcaaaagatggataaaattaacatgttctattatgataaatgtgcattcagggTTCGAAATTTGAGCCATCcttaaaaggatcaaatttggatcaattttggtccttttatttttaccaatctATAAATTGCGGAAATGCCAAGAAAAATTCAGGAGGAAGCGTCAAAAGTAGTGTAcacattttttctcataaatcccCCATTCTGCTATAAGATTTTTTAATAAGTGGATACAAGGGACTCAAGTAGAGCCTCTGGGGCCTCTGGGTATCTCTACAGCCTGAAAATCACACTTTAGGGGAACCCGGGACCAAGTGActagcaaatgaaatttttctttgcataaaaatagtataaaattCTTCGAAAAGAATTTTTCCAGTTAATATAGAGATCGACAACAAAAACTAGAACATGCTCCTGATTTACTCTGGGTTCCCCAAACCACTcaaaaaacattgattttagtCACTCAAAAATTACCTGCTACTTTTTATCTGTGATACCGCTTAATTATTGTACGGATTAATATTTTAGGcaagatttagaaaaaaaagtgtctaaatgatcaaaattatcaaattatatTAAGTTTATCACTTTCAAGCGGGTAGAAGGGCTCATTGAATTGCAGAATACAggatttgtaatttaaaaaaaaaatattttccgtaacgctaatttaaaattacaggaaataaactttattttttacaatctttagtttttaataaatttatagtaagaaattaataaattttcaaataatcctAAGCAATTAATATTCTATAtagatttgttattttttttctattttgcttAATTGGGCTATTCGTTTGAAATAGAGGCATTCTTGTGAAAAGGGGCCTAACTCATATAAGTTGCGCATCTGTTACTCTTATTCCAAAAGGATTTGTTCATTATTTGGTATTACAGGGGTACAAAGAAATTTCGACAACTTTAAATCAAAGGTTTTTCTGATTTTTATCGTAGAAATCGAATAAGCTTTTAACCTTTTGAGAGGACCAATGGATTGCCGCTAacccaaaaatcttttttttctgattagaataaaaaatgactttagacagtcggaaaaaattattttttctatgagTCACCGAGGGTTCATCTTTATCAAAGATTTATACGGGATTCAGACCAGAGGCTTATCCATAGGGGAagttaggcatggttcgcacgttTTCTCGAagtacatttttaatatttttttctgactaaactgtgaAATGAACAGTAGATTACGCTTCACCAAATAATCTCTGGTCTTTTGGGTTTCAATATGTGCCTGATTCATTGCCACAAAATCTCtgatttttcctggacaggaaaatgaaaaaggtatgacgatttgtgcgaaccGTGCCTGTGGAGCCAAGGTTCAACCTATAGGTTCGTCATTGGATTTTTTCCAGGAATAGCTCTTCCtcacaattaaatattttttaccgaTTGCTAGATTAAAGAGTCATGAATCTGTGAAAACCATCATTTCACTAAAAGAATGTccctaaaacaatttttttccatttatcTGAAGCactatttttcttgcatttgaATGTCGACATATCGACTAAAATGTGAGGATTTCGAATGCGACAACATAACAAAATTATCAGCTCAATTTTCTTGGTCTCTCTGCTGAACCCTTTCTTCATCTCTTCCTCCCTTTGTTTTCCTCATTGAGGTTAGGTCCTGATTTTCAAGCTGCTGGAGTTGCCTATTGGGTTGCCGAACCATATCACTTTCAGCGGTTGAACCATTACGCAGTGTAGTATTTGCGAGTTTTTCGCCAGTAGGGAAAAACTTCCTCCGATACAAAgcattattacgtaaatatcaacccACATTAACCCTTCATCCATTGGTGTAagtgtttttttctgaaaatggcCCTAGCTGTAAGAAATCACatgaaatgtgcgccatcaaaattacaaatttagagccaattttctatttatgaTCCTAGACGCTAGGAAAGAAGGGTTAGACTGCCTATTTTTGTTCTAAAGATGTGTTTTATAATTACCTGGTTAAGAAATTAGGATTCATCTCTTTcccaacaaagaaaaaaattcggATTGTTCGAAGGCTCGCGCGTGCGAAGCATGCCAAACTTCCCCTATGGTTTagcttctctatttttttataaactaatttttaagatattaAGGGCAACTGATCCAATAATTTTGGTAAACCAATGAAATTGATTgctatttatgattttgagGTTTTCAAGAACTGGGATGGCataataacttcttttcgattgtgtcgactgtcgattctgaaaattttgaatgataGCTGCATTTTTAGTAActaatgtaaatatttataaacaatcatattcttttaagaatagTACAATAAGTGGTCtgataatgtttaaaaatcagTCATTCACTAAATTAAACAAAtgcagatttatcgatactatcgattcgatagtatcgaaaaattATCTTTCCGATCCTGAGCtaaatttttaatctaaaaactGGTTTAAGAATcgacttaaagatttatctcagaattgaggtaTCATTCTACAAAAATAAAGTTCAGCGAGTAAACTTAATGAGATTAATTGTTCATCCTTACTTGATATCgctcatttaaaaattataaatttttaacttACTCAAAGCaaactttgagaaaaaagcATGAATGGTTCTTATGTTGACTCTAAACAAAATCTGGTTATATTTTCTGCTTATCTGTTTTCTGTCTTTTTATTTGAGAAGTACTATTATCAGAGAATCCCATCTAATATTGGAAGTACCaagcttttaaattttaaaatgttttatttgcaaaagaACCCCCTAAAGatcttaaattcaaaattttcgtAGATCAAGTCCCATAAACATTTGCCTTAAAGAATTCaataggggaatgtgggcatggttcgcacagagtgaaccttcaaacgatgcgaattttctctttgatgtATGGCTAAGACGCGACGACCTAGCTCtttacaaagagaaaattcgcatcgtttgaaggttcactctatgcgaaccatgccaacactCCCCTAAGACTTCATTGATTTGGCCGATTGGGCTAAGACTAATGGGTATTTCAATTAAGAAAGTTCAGTGAAAGGAtgcttaaaatttatttgtccATTCAGAGAacaatatggatttttttttttgccaaggATTCTGACGATACACTGGTAAAAAGCAAAAGGATTAAATTtgtatcaatttgatccttttatttttaccagtgtacaaGTGCTTTCCTCAATCCTAAAAATCAGTTATTTTGGTCTCTGAATTTTTTCCTTAGCAACTGTATTTGGGTCAAGGTAACATCCATTGGCACCCTATTTTTGCATCATTTGGATTTATGAGATTTGAATATCAATCTTTCTAGAAAAaggtaaattaaaataaaaacgttatattacttgcattttatcagaataaattaaataaaattcattgttttgATAAAAGTGCCAACAAGTAGTGTTGTTCCCTGCCAAAAATGTGTTGATACGGATACTCTTGAAAAATTATGTTTAGATGTCAACCCTTTTTCTTCTGGCCTTAACTCTTTCTGAGCCGTTTCAATTTCAATAGCGATTCAATTTCACGATTAATCGGAGTCCTGCAAAAAATGTTCTAGATTTAGATATCCTTATATTTTATAATCATCCACTAGAATCAGATTTTTATTGATTCTAAACagtacaaaaattgtttttctcgaATATCCATTACTTTCCTTTCGATGGCTTTGagcatttgaaagaaaaatatcgTGCTTTCTTATTTTATGAAAGGATAAACATCTTAACcgattccttaccatggtattatacatcatacgcaaattgagtgattttagatgatttatttctgggcaattgatattcgaatttttgtcggaaatgcatttttagttactttagtccatcaaatacttggaaaaaatagcccgacagagattaGAATACATTTTGCTAttcttttcttgcttcgcgtgaagtcatgcacaaattttgctcaaaatgccggacggaaaattcgacgtCCCatcgattttgttaaaattggccttcatcctctttcctgatttgaattctagtcgccaatttgttttattggatagttactctatctaaagcaatagagtttgtaatgaattaaggcacagaatttaaattca is from Phlebotomus papatasi isolate M1 chromosome 1, Ppap_2.1, whole genome shotgun sequence and encodes:
- the LOC129803193 gene encoding GRIP and coiled-coil domain-containing protein 2-like isoform X3 translates to MAEIKQKISSNKFNESASVDISGSAVAANERLKCSDEQCKKVSEECQVHKVLVDKKPPVPIKRKKNVPVTEKSSVEVDAESLSARNTVTMNKRLKVDDKVVTSKPPLPPKPDKLTSAKIAPKTDKVKRKAEENRATLVAKLNAYAEQLRLEVADLKASLITERSAVRALRAQIEANTRRAKVETKKHQEALLKKVSVPQASTSSKKINGQKKDEPVGTASIGIECSLLLDTGKLNQEISILRDTNKCLEEKVQITSEAEKRKSADMRELKDSYELRLTQITKSAKTEIHRLLEEIKSKDRMVRQLKKELMRKDVKRLESNVKNSKNHQDMRKLKEPERSSGSSTNSSKMTTCGGNEFVSMPHEMPTRILEAHNELHMYRNKDPAGSDNDSALSSAPPSLSPQPNSPPDVWQTYNTKEVVCHGSLQKEINFLQRENDALNVQLCAAREKIRELEKALLVTQNGDRTQHLIEKIRLLEQKESELSKEAYELKEQNELLEFRIVELEESHDKWSLRSNSTPDTRDVWTDTEKEHDDLLMMSERSDSGVTSPHSHHQLDDRTSLPSPCDLSMIDSIPNDDVRKRIIAMTKRPCYDDDDKLCLLQILSLLNNLEALSQDQEITGEFLSLEINQSRRSGSTENYSVLAEETPNRLKNQARIVATVQPYSSGLDCEEPIKPRYTALPNTQETCLKRKHLSTSNLQESGVFDTDSADCTNQATQTCPEDFPVFEPRSGDLTAEIQKLNKFRERIEEVVTAKKSSVVNLLSPEQSRLQYYKDRLELLENKILVYESSGDLQVRRLAERLQREIHLESLVKQLSGKLEELEKENRTLDEERCEFEEAENDTRLRLQRLEVEFEILNQRNIELEMSREALQSKLKDTKRQVVSMEDQIEEYQMKIEEVENSKNDLSCTMEKIKNAMPVLMLYHEFQLRQGLSSGEILTPKITNDGISMSSGSSENSTEKELRQKVSELTNRVKELEKGIDELKLAYNETLENADNLWAQMEKDYKDRLQQMELTEQNMKVKIGQLEERIIKDSQYAQERIGQMEDSEYTLKSQICKLNRENKELLKKYTSLVDEYNTLKEDCQNLKSYLEGPAAAVLEKERSKVKILEDDLNHSQEILKSLEAMHKNDSSSLKAQVTKANKELEHVKVTNHELYEEVSTLETRLREMRKVKAADDETIKSLSQELRAKQIQLNNLQQMIKHGSPPTLAQELGTSKRICLGDPKPLKKATFELQNSIKNFEGCKNCMSANPQVVDMCKGVKRLADSLLDDAERGKSPSKTEE
- the LOC129803193 gene encoding GRIP and coiled-coil domain-containing protein 2-like isoform X1 is translated as MAEIKQKISSNKFNESASVDISGSAVAANERLKCSDEQCKKVSEECQVHKVLVDKKPPVPIKRKKNVPVTEKSSVEVDAESLSARNTVTMNKRLKVDDKVVTSKPPLPPKPDKLTSAKIAPKTDKVKRKAEENRATLVAKLNAYAEQLRLEVADLKASLITERSAVRALRAQIEANTRRAKVETKKHQEALLKKVSVPQASTSSKKINGQKKDEPVGTASIGIECSLLLDTGKLNQEISILRDTNKCLEEKVQITSEAEKRKSADMRELKDSYELRLTQITKSAKTEIHRLLEEIKSKDRMVRQLKKELMRKDVKRLESNVKNSKNHQDMRKLKEPERSSGSSTNSSKMTTCGGNEFVSMPHEMPTRILEAHNELHMYRNKDPAGSDNDSALSSAPPSLSPQPNSPPDVWQTYNTKEVVCHGSLQKEINFLQRENDALNVQLCAAREKIRELEKALLVTQNGDRTQHLIEKIRLLEQKESELSKEAYELKEQNELLEFRIVELEESHDKWSLRSNSTPDTRDVWTDTEKEHDDLLMMSERSDSGVTSPHSHHQLDDRTSLPSPCDLSMIDSIPNDDVRKRIIAMTKRPCYDDDDKLCLLQILSLLNNLEALSQDQEITGEFLSLEINQSRRSGSTENYSVLAEETPNRLKNQARIVATVQPYSSGLDCEEPIKPRYTALPNTQETCLKRKHLSTSNLQESGVFDTDSADCTNQATQTCPEDFPVFEPRSGDLTAEIQKLNKFRERIEEVVTAKKSSVVNLLSPEQSRLQYYKDRLELLENKILVYESSGDLQVRRLAERLQREIHLESLVKQLSGKLEELEKENRTLDEERCEFEEAENDTRLRLQRLEVEFEILNQRNIELEMSREALQSKLKDTKRQVVSMEDQIEEYQMKIEEVENSKNDLSCTMEKIKNAMPVLMLYHEFQLRQGLSSGEILTPKITNDGISMSSGSSENSTEKELRQKVSELTNRVKELEKGIDELKLAYNETLENADNLWAQMEKDYKDRLQQMELTEQNMKVKIGQLEERIIKDSQYAQERIGQMEDSEYTLKSQICKLNRENKELLKKYTSLVDEYNTLKEDCQNLKSYLEGPAAAVLEKERSKVKILEDDLNHSQEILKSLEAMHKNDSSSLKAQVTKANKELEHVKVTNHELYEEVSTLETRLREMRKVKAADDETIKSLSQELRAKQIQLNNLQQMIKHGSPPTLAQELGTSKRICLGDPKPLKKATFELQNSIKNFEGCKNCMSANPQVVDMCKGVKRLADSLLDDAERGKSPSKTEEQFYGRFVTTV
- the LOC129803193 gene encoding GRIP and coiled-coil domain-containing protein 2-like isoform X2; this translates as MAEIKQKISSNKFNESASVDISGSAVAANERLKCSDEQCKKVSEECQVHKVLVDKKPPVPIKRKKNVPVTEKSSVEVDAESLSARNTVTMNKRLKVDDKVVTSKPPLPPKPDKLTSAKIAPKTDKVKRKAEENRATLVAKLNAYAEQLRLEVADLKASLITERSAVRALRAQIEANTRRAKVETKKHQEALLKKVSVPQASTSSKKINGQKKDEPVGTASIGIECSLLLDTGKLNQEISILRDTNKCLEEKVQITSEAEKRKSADMRELKDSYELRLTQITKSAKTEIHRLLEEIKSKDRMVRQLKKELMRKDVKRLESNVKNSKNHQDMRKLKEPERSSGSSTNSSKMTTCGGNEFVSMPHEMPTRILEAHNELHMYRNKDPAGSDNDSALSSAPPSLSPQPNSPPDVWQTYNTKEVVCHGSLQKEINFLQRENDALNVQLCAAREKIRELEKALLVTQNGDRTQHLIEKIRLLEQKESELSKEAYELKEQNELLEFRIVELEESHDKWSLRSNSTPDTRDVWTDTEKEHDDLLMMSERSDSGVTSPHSHHQLDDRTSLPSPCDLSMIDSIPNDDVRKRIIAMTKRPCYDDDDKLCLLQILSLLNNLEALSQDQEITGEFLSLEINQSRRSGSTENYSVLAEETPNRLKNQARIVATVQPYSSGLDCEEPIKPRYTALPNTQETCLKRKHLSTSNLQESGVFDTDSADCTNQATQTCPEDFPVFEPRSGDLTAEIQKLNKFRERIEEVVTAKKSSVVNLLSPEQSRLQYYKDRLELLENKILVYESSGDLQVRRLAERLQREIHLESLVKQLSGKLEELEKENRTLDEERCEFEEAENDTRLRLQRLEVEFEILNQRNIELEMSREALQSKLKDTKRQVVSMEDQIEEYQMKIEEVENSKNDLSCTMEKIKNAMPVLMLYHEFQLRQGLSSGEILTPKITNDGISMSSGSSENSTEKELRQKVSELTNRVKELEKGIDELKLAYNETLENADNLWAQMEKDYKDRLQQMELTEQNMKVKIGQLEERIIKDSQYAQERIGQMEDSEYTLKSQICKLNRENKELLKKYTSLVDEYNTLKEDCQNLKSYLEGPAAAVLEKERSKVKILEDDLNHSQEILKSLEAMHKNDSSSLKAQVTKANKELEHVKVTNHELYEEVSTLETRLREMRKVKAADDETIKSLSQELRAKQIQLNNLQQMIKHGSPPTLAQELGTSKRICLGDPKPLKKATFELQNSIKNFEGCKNCMSANPQVVDMCKGVKRLADSLLDDAERGKSPSKTEEFYGRFVTTV